One Kiritimatiellia bacterium DNA window includes the following coding sequences:
- a CDS encoding tetratricopeptide repeat protein — protein sequence MEKAFTTLNRSAICIGLALAAGAFLLYSATLSEGFYPGPLTELIAGRLGVSPFRSTMHSLWGFLIEGLARLPIGPLAVRIHLVGALFAAVSIGLLFSIMYRLRRKALFEQGIPPEIAARVRVFTAVTAALVLMVSIPFWFAATTSHPLMLSLMLMLLSFDLLMRYFEGGRRLLLYLAVLFYALGMGNFASLVLYLPIFGLFLLLALYQHGELTWKRTVQLIVVGLLGAVPLLVDAAIYRETPAYEWREFKGYWQVLHFMLLDQYLSILKAVPRVGWLTVFVAAILPWVGVFLFGVGRKSASAGRGFGDFLLALLLTVLSVVLLLDFKISPWALTGAQPLLVVPYVFIAMWAATLAGYWLALLQRHKGLGQAAGWAWAGIVFAFIGFVGVRNHAYAAGSGGQVFANYARAVADRLDDRPMIVSASSFDTLVQLELFSRGESRTFISLQGTGSLAYRRYVASLFDDPRLKSLATISFQPFLVEWFLSDTNLLDRLAIIDHADLWMAAGCVGVPHGPVYLPLRPDETPNVDDLLSDNRKFWAEFARPAAEKSWSDRHPASAAVRAMLAQTAKAANNLGVLLEDLGRATDAEEAYRAASNFNTNNVSAMVNLHALLQRQGREEAAELEKRLESVISRAAVRQQLWALSYHQGIIRSPQIYAGRGWAWALSGKPALAAADLRKAIELGGDNAGLKMAISALESDEDLGEVSEELLKLELDRDPTNVRAALGLYRLSVRSGRFEEARGRLEALRSLSIPEDFLRTEEALLEAALGNVDRALATLADVVRRNPENLRAWASLAILAGERSDSKMVREALERIQQASAASPLIRYLAARAALREGDREGARRLLELALRTDPNYVPALEWMVRILMSEGDRQGAEAMVDRLITVSPRNAFGNYMLGVFQALRGQYQLAESSYRVSLEVVRLPEALNDLAYVLARQNRIEEALPLIEECLKMSDLQGAAWSTYGYALLSAGRLEEAEDALMKAAAYNEGHPELQFQIARLYEKTGRKEEARKIAEDLTSRSAELLKEDQEELREMLRRLRDQS from the coding sequence ATGGAAAAGGCATTTACCACGCTCAATCGTTCCGCAATTTGCATCGGTCTAGCCCTGGCAGCCGGTGCATTTTTGCTTTATTCGGCCACGCTCAGCGAAGGTTTCTACCCCGGACCGCTGACCGAATTGATCGCCGGTCGACTCGGCGTTTCACCGTTCCGTTCGACCATGCACTCGCTCTGGGGCTTCCTGATCGAGGGCCTTGCCCGGCTGCCGATCGGGCCGTTGGCCGTGCGAATCCATTTGGTCGGCGCGCTATTCGCGGCGGTTTCAATCGGGTTGCTGTTCTCAATCATGTACCGGTTGCGCCGAAAGGCCTTGTTCGAGCAGGGCATACCGCCAGAAATTGCCGCCCGGGTTCGTGTTTTTACCGCAGTCACGGCGGCGCTCGTTTTGATGGTGTCGATTCCCTTCTGGTTTGCCGCGACGACATCGCATCCGCTCATGTTGAGCCTGATGCTGATGTTGCTCTCGTTTGATTTGCTCATGCGTTATTTTGAGGGGGGGCGCCGATTACTGTTGTATCTCGCTGTGCTCTTCTACGCGCTTGGGATGGGGAATTTCGCCTCACTGGTCCTTTATCTGCCCATTTTTGGTTTGTTTTTGCTCCTCGCGCTCTATCAACACGGTGAATTGACGTGGAAGCGAACCGTGCAGTTGATCGTTGTGGGGCTGCTGGGTGCGGTTCCCCTGCTGGTAGATGCCGCCATCTATCGGGAAACGCCGGCTTACGAGTGGCGCGAGTTCAAAGGGTACTGGCAAGTACTGCATTTTATGCTGCTGGACCAGTATCTTTCTATCTTGAAGGCCGTTCCGCGGGTTGGATGGCTGACAGTCTTCGTTGCTGCGATTCTTCCGTGGGTGGGTGTATTTCTCTTCGGAGTGGGCCGGAAATCGGCGTCGGCGGGCCGAGGGTTCGGAGATTTTCTGCTGGCCTTGTTGCTGACCGTGTTGAGCGTGGTTCTGCTGCTCGACTTCAAGATCTCTCCTTGGGCTCTGACAGGTGCGCAGCCGCTTCTCGTGGTCCCGTATGTGTTCATCGCGATGTGGGCCGCCACGCTCGCGGGCTATTGGCTGGCATTACTGCAGCGGCACAAGGGACTCGGCCAAGCCGCCGGATGGGCCTGGGCAGGTATCGTCTTTGCGTTCATCGGTTTCGTCGGAGTTCGGAACCACGCCTATGCCGCAGGTTCCGGCGGGCAAGTTTTTGCGAATTATGCGCGGGCTGTGGCGGATCGGCTCGACGATCGGCCGATGATTGTGTCGGCGAGCTCGTTCGACACTTTAGTCCAGTTGGAATTGTTCAGCCGCGGAGAATCGAGGACGTTTATCAGTCTTCAAGGGACTGGATCTCTTGCCTACCGCAGGTACGTGGCCAGCTTATTTGACGATCCGAGGCTGAAAAGTCTGGCCACCATTTCGTTTCAGCCATTTTTGGTAGAATGGTTTTTGAGCGACACGAATCTCCTTGATCGCCTGGCCATCATCGATCATGCAGATTTGTGGATGGCGGCGGGATGTGTCGGGGTTCCACACGGTCCGGTCTACCTTCCACTCCGCCCTGATGAGACGCCCAACGTAGACGACCTGTTGTCCGACAACCGGAAGTTTTGGGCGGAATTTGCGAGACCGGCAGCGGAGAAGAGCTGGTCGGATCGGCATCCGGCGTCGGCTGCCGTTCGGGCGATGCTCGCGCAGACAGCGAAGGCCGCGAATAACCTTGGCGTTTTGCTCGAGGACCTTGGCCGCGCGACGGATGCAGAGGAGGCATACCGAGCCGCTTCGAATTTCAACACGAATAATGTCAGCGCGATGGTCAACCTTCACGCGTTACTGCAGCGCCAAGGTCGTGAGGAAGCAGCCGAGCTCGAAAAGCGACTCGAGTCCGTTATTTCGCGCGCCGCGGTGCGTCAACAATTGTGGGCCCTATCATACCACCAGGGAATCATCCGGAGCCCACAAATTTACGCCGGTCGTGGTTGGGCGTGGGCATTGTCCGGCAAACCGGCTCTGGCCGCCGCCGATTTGCGAAAGGCGATTGAACTGGGCGGGGACAACGCCGGCTTGAAAATGGCCATTTCGGCACTCGAATCAGACGAGGACCTTGGGGAAGTCTCCGAAGAGCTTTTGAAACTGGAATTGGACCGCGATCCGACGAACGTGCGAGCAGCACTGGGGCTATACCGCCTGTCAGTACGGAGCGGCCGATTCGAGGAGGCGCGTGGACGGCTCGAAGCGCTTCGGAGCCTGTCCATCCCCGAGGATTTCCTCCGGACAGAAGAAGCCCTCTTGGAGGCTGCTCTGGGTAATGTGGACCGTGCCCTGGCGACCTTGGCGGATGTCGTTCGTCGAAACCCCGAAAATCTGCGCGCTTGGGCCTCGCTTGCCATTCTGGCCGGCGAGCGAAGCGATTCCAAAATGGTGCGCGAGGCGCTGGAGCGGATCCAGCAGGCCTCCGCTGCCTCGCCGTTGATTCGTTATCTGGCCGCGCGGGCCGCGCTACGGGAGGGTGACCGCGAGGGCGCGCGTCGTTTGCTGGAGCTGGCCCTGCGCACAGATCCCAACTACGTTCCGGCCTTGGAATGGATGGTTCGAATCTTGATGAGCGAAGGGGACCGTCAGGGAGCAGAGGCCATGGTGGATCGGCTTATCACGGTGAGCCCTCGAAATGCGTTCGGCAACTACATGCTGGGTGTGTTTCAGGCCCTGCGTGGTCAATATCAACTGGCGGAGTCATCCTATCGTGTGAGTCTGGAGGTCGTTCGCTTGCCGGAGGCTTTGAATGATCTGGCGTACGTCCTGGCGCGGCAGAATCGCATAGAGGAGGCCCTCCCGTTGATTGAGGAATGCCTCAAGATGTCGGACCTGCAGGGCGCGGCGTGGTCCACCTATGGATATGCTCTGCTTTCGGCGGGTCGCCTTGAAGAGGCGGAAGACGCGCTGATGAAAGCTGCGGCCTATAATGAGGGGCACCCCGAACTCCAGTTCCAAATCGCTCGGCTCTATGAAAAGACGGGGCGAAAGGAGGAGGCGCGGAAAATCGCTGAAGACCTTACTTCCCGATCGGCCGAGCTTCTCAAGGAGGATCAGGAAGAGCTCCGTGAAATGCTCCGGCGCCTTCGCGACCAGAGCTGA
- a CDS encoding class I mannose-6-phosphate isomerase, giving the protein MNGSIGPLFFFPIYRDYLWGGDRIAKRYRRSIPQNRCAESWEISARPEGPSVVEMGPLAGARLTELVNQYPSALMGEAHQAAFPLLIKLIDARETLSVQVHPNQTTALRSGGEPKTEMWYVLDADPGAAVYLGFQEGVTRREIEAAARAGTVDQLLVRRPVSAGEAIFVPGGCVHAIGAGCLMFECQQSSNTTFRLFDWNRMGRDGRPRELHVERALEAIDWGGQTLAAGRPASESLGAGGVEDLVQCDYFRVRRIRFEESFKVDADPPRFQILFMAEGEAELLWNDGTVPIPFGRTVLLPAEIREALVHPSGRPATALLVDVPLSA; this is encoded by the coding sequence ATGAATGGATCTATCGGTCCGCTCTTCTTCTTCCCCATCTACCGAGATTATCTTTGGGGCGGCGATCGAATCGCCAAACGCTACAGGCGGAGCATTCCGCAAAATCGATGCGCGGAATCATGGGAGATATCCGCCCGTCCCGAGGGGCCCAGCGTGGTGGAGATGGGGCCCCTTGCAGGCGCTCGCCTGACGGAGTTGGTAAACCAATATCCTTCTGCCCTTATGGGTGAAGCACATCAGGCCGCTTTCCCGCTTCTCATCAAATTGATTGACGCGCGCGAAACTCTCAGTGTGCAGGTACATCCCAATCAAACGACCGCGCTGCGAAGCGGGGGCGAGCCAAAGACGGAAATGTGGTACGTCCTCGATGCGGATCCCGGCGCCGCGGTATACTTGGGTTTTCAAGAGGGAGTAACCCGCCGGGAGATCGAAGCTGCGGCACGGGCTGGCACGGTCGATCAACTTTTGGTCCGCCGCCCGGTTTCTGCTGGCGAGGCCATATTTGTGCCCGGCGGCTGTGTGCATGCGATCGGCGCCGGATGTCTAATGTTCGAGTGCCAGCAGAGTTCGAACACGACCTTTCGCCTGTTCGATTGGAATCGGATGGGGCGGGACGGCCGTCCACGTGAATTGCACGTGGAGAGGGCTCTCGAGGCGATCGATTGGGGCGGACAAACTCTGGCGGCTGGGCGGCCTGCGTCCGAATCTTTAGGGGCCGGCGGTGTTGAAGACCTCGTTCAGTGCGATTACTTTCGCGTACGTCGGATTCGATTTGAAGAATCGTTCAAGGTTGATGCGGACCCACCGCGATTCCAAATACTGTTCATGGCCGAGGGCGAGGCCGAGCTTCTCTGGAATGACGGGACAGTGCCGATCCCCTTTGGCCGCACGGTTCTGTTGCCGGCCGAGATCCGGGAAGCGCTCGTCCACCCCAGCGGCAGGCCCGCCACGGCGCTGCTGGTCGATGTGCCCTTATCCGCTTGA
- the ileS gene encoding isoleucine--tRNA ligase: MFRPVSNKVHFPSLEEEILRFWETGRIFERSLEQRRGAKEYVFYDGPPFATGLPHYGHLLAGTIKDIVPRYHTMRGFYVERRFGWDCHGLPIEALAQEHLGLAGTAAIRERGVDVFNETCRSLVLRYVSEWRKTVTRMGRWVDFDNDYKTMDLSYMESIWWVFKQLWDKGRVYRSYRIMPYSWKLTTPLSNFEAGNNYQDVQDPSITVRLRIPGEELARRGFHGEWYFLIWTTTPWTLPANLAVCVGPDLDYVAVRDKKEGVVYILAEARLGAYYKTPSDYEVVARFKGADLKGWRYTPLFPYLEGQPRAFVVLADSFVSTEDGTGIVHIAPAYGEDDFRVGRDAGIPPIDLLDENAAFTARVPEYAGQFCKDADKAIIRRLKEEGKLVHHSTIVHSYPFCERTDTPLIYRAIEAWYVRVEDLREQLVANNATVHWMPEAIGEKRFGNWLREAKDWNISRNRFWGSCIPVWINVEDKDDMICVGSIAELEALSGQRVTDLHKHIVDRIEIIRNGKRYRRTPEVLDCWFESGAMPYAQMHYPFENKERFEKNFPADFIAEGLDQTRGWFYTLMVLSTALFGRAAYKNVVVNGLVLAEDGRKMSKRLKNYPDPQYILDTYGADALRLYMINSPIVRADDLRFSEEGVKQSLRHLLIPWWNAFSFFVTYARLDGWTPRDAIAGSSINLLDRWILSSLERLNADVVEAMDRYDLQRAVRPFVDFIEALTNWYIRRSRRRFWKSDNDADKQAAYTTLYEVLMRLSRIAAPFVPFISEAIYCHLRTPELPESVHLCDYPLPEPSRRDLALEEQMADVLRVVELARSIRTQHDLKIRQPLRRMRVVCHDPAKLARVEALADVLADELNVREVLFSAHESDLADLSAKPDFKKLGPKLGSRMRKVAEAIRSLSAEQVEQLLEDVPLILTVEGEPFELTKSDILVERKPRPNLAVAADAEFAVALDTALDEDLIREGLAREFVNKVQNLRKALDFDIADRIRVRVSGDPAVRESIVAHQAYIVSEILALSLEWAEGSIDEGEAVELNGRACKIFIEKT, encoded by the coding sequence ATGTTTCGGCCCGTCTCGAACAAGGTCCATTTCCCCTCGCTTGAGGAGGAAATCCTCAGATTTTGGGAAACCGGCCGAATTTTTGAACGTTCTCTCGAACAGCGCCGCGGCGCGAAAGAGTATGTCTTCTATGACGGGCCCCCCTTCGCCACGGGGCTCCCGCATTACGGCCACCTCCTCGCCGGGACGATCAAGGATATTGTCCCGCGCTATCACACCATGCGCGGGTTCTACGTCGAGCGCCGTTTTGGGTGGGATTGCCACGGGCTCCCGATCGAGGCGCTGGCCCAGGAGCACCTGGGTCTCGCCGGCACGGCGGCGATCCGCGAACGAGGTGTCGACGTTTTCAATGAAACGTGCCGCTCACTCGTCCTTCGCTACGTCTCCGAGTGGCGAAAGACCGTGACGCGGATGGGGCGCTGGGTCGACTTCGACAACGATTACAAGACGATGGACCTCTCCTACATGGAGTCCATCTGGTGGGTTTTCAAACAGCTTTGGGACAAGGGCAGGGTGTACCGGTCCTATCGGATCATGCCCTACAGTTGGAAGCTCACGACACCGTTGTCGAATTTCGAGGCCGGAAACAATTACCAGGATGTGCAGGACCCGTCGATCACGGTCCGATTGAGAATTCCTGGCGAGGAACTCGCGCGACGAGGATTCCATGGAGAATGGTATTTCCTTATCTGGACGACAACCCCCTGGACGTTGCCCGCGAACCTCGCCGTTTGCGTAGGGCCCGACCTGGACTATGTCGCGGTCCGGGACAAAAAAGAGGGGGTCGTTTACATCCTCGCGGAGGCTCGACTCGGCGCCTACTACAAGACCCCAAGCGACTATGAAGTCGTTGCCCGATTCAAGGGCGCCGATCTTAAGGGGTGGCGGTATACGCCGTTATTTCCTTATTTGGAGGGGCAACCTCGCGCGTTTGTCGTGCTGGCCGACTCTTTCGTATCCACAGAAGACGGCACGGGTATTGTCCATATTGCGCCCGCGTACGGCGAGGATGACTTCCGGGTTGGGCGGGATGCGGGCATTCCGCCGATCGATCTGTTGGACGAAAACGCCGCGTTCACGGCGCGCGTTCCGGAGTACGCCGGCCAATTTTGCAAGGACGCCGACAAGGCCATCATCCGGCGTCTGAAAGAGGAAGGCAAACTCGTTCACCACTCAACCATCGTCCACAGCTACCCGTTTTGCGAACGGACGGACACGCCGCTTATCTATCGCGCCATCGAAGCGTGGTATGTCCGCGTCGAGGATCTGCGCGAACAGCTTGTCGCCAACAATGCCACCGTTCACTGGATGCCAGAGGCCATCGGCGAAAAACGTTTCGGAAACTGGTTGCGTGAGGCGAAAGACTGGAACATCAGCCGAAACCGTTTCTGGGGATCCTGCATTCCGGTTTGGATCAATGTTGAGGACAAGGACGACATGATTTGTGTCGGGTCGATCGCCGAGCTGGAAGCGTTGTCCGGCCAGCGGGTGACAGACCTCCACAAACACATCGTCGACCGCATCGAAATTATCCGCAACGGCAAACGCTACCGGCGTACGCCCGAGGTGCTGGACTGCTGGTTCGAAAGTGGTGCGATGCCGTACGCCCAAATGCACTACCCGTTCGAAAACAAGGAGCGTTTTGAGAAAAATTTCCCCGCCGATTTTATTGCCGAGGGACTCGACCAAACGCGCGGCTGGTTTTACACGCTGATGGTCCTGTCCACGGCCCTGTTTGGCCGCGCCGCCTACAAGAACGTCGTGGTCAACGGCCTCGTCCTCGCGGAGGACGGCCGCAAAATGAGCAAGAGGCTGAAGAATTATCCCGACCCGCAGTACATCCTTGACACCTACGGCGCGGACGCCCTGCGCCTCTACATGATCAATTCCCCGATCGTTCGCGCCGACGACCTACGTTTCTCCGAAGAAGGCGTCAAACAGTCGCTCCGCCACCTCCTCATTCCCTGGTGGAATGCGTTCAGTTTCTTTGTGACGTATGCCCGGCTTGACGGCTGGACACCCCGCGACGCGATTGCGGGTTCATCCATCAATCTGCTGGACCGATGGATTCTTTCGAGCCTCGAACGTCTGAACGCCGATGTGGTAGAGGCGATGGACCGGTACGACCTCCAGCGGGCGGTGCGCCCGTTTGTGGACTTCATCGAGGCGCTCACCAACTGGTATATCCGCCGTAGCCGCCGCCGTTTTTGGAAATCCGACAACGACGCTGACAAGCAGGCAGCCTACACCACGCTGTACGAGGTGCTGATGCGGCTGAGCCGAATCGCGGCGCCATTTGTGCCGTTTATCAGTGAAGCCATCTATTGCCATCTCCGCACGCCTGAGCTGCCCGAGTCGGTTCACCTCTGCGATTACCCTCTGCCCGAACCGTCCCGCCGGGACCTCGCGCTGGAAGAGCAGATGGCGGACGTGCTCCGCGTTGTCGAACTTGCGCGGTCCATCCGCACACAGCACGACCTGAAAATTCGACAGCCGTTGCGCCGCATGCGCGTGGTGTGTCACGACCCCGCCAAGTTGGCTCGCGTCGAAGCCCTCGCAGACGTGCTGGCGGACGAATTGAATGTTCGAGAGGTCCTCTTCAGCGCGCACGAGTCCGATCTGGCCGACCTGTCCGCCAAGCCTGATTTCAAGAAACTTGGGCCGAAGTTGGGATCCCGCATGAGAAAAGTAGCCGAAGCCATTCGCAGCCTCTCCGCGGAGCAGGTCGAACAGTTATTGGAGGACGTCCCGCTGATCCTGACCGTTGAGGGGGAGCCATTCGAGCTGACTAAGAGCGACATCCTCGTCGAGCGGAAACCGCGCCCCAACCTGGCGGTTGCGGCCGATGCGGAGTTCGCCGTTGCGCTCGACACGGCGCTGGATGAGGACCTGATCCGGGAGGGATTGGCCCGTGAATTCGTCAACAAGGTGCAAAATTTGCGCAAGGCACTGGATTTCGACATCGCGGATCGAATCCGTGTCCGGGTTTCGGGTGATCCGGCCGTTCGGGAGTCGATCGTGGCACATCAGGCGTATATTGTGTCCGAAATTCTCGCGCTCTCGCTCGAATGGGCCGAGGGATCAATCGATGAGGGGGAGGCGGTTGAGCTCAACGGCCGCGCTTGCAAAATTTTCATAGAAAAAACGTAA
- the surE gene encoding 5'/3'-nucleotidase SurE, protein MIILVSNDDGIFAPGIGALYQAVRDLGEVHVVAPHAEQSAVGHAITLYNPIKCKPVERDGHFFGYAVGGTPADCVKLAVYALLPRRPDLVVSGINLGPNAGISVIYSGTVSAATEGTIIGIPSVAISLATFTNPIWDTPARVARDLVPKIAKRGLPPETLLNVNVPNIPFEQLKGYRVTRMGRSRFVEVFHRRTDPRNNVYYWMDGDMELLGDGRGTDIRALEEGFVSLTPLWFDLTHHEVLEDFRSAWEEC, encoded by the coding sequence ATGATCATTTTGGTCAGCAACGATGATGGAATTTTCGCGCCCGGCATCGGAGCGCTGTATCAGGCTGTCCGCGACCTCGGCGAGGTGCACGTCGTCGCCCCGCACGCCGAGCAGAGCGCAGTGGGTCATGCGATCACGCTGTACAACCCTATCAAGTGCAAGCCGGTCGAACGAGACGGCCATTTTTTCGGCTACGCGGTTGGCGGAACGCCGGCCGATTGCGTCAAGCTCGCCGTCTATGCCCTGCTGCCACGACGGCCGGACCTCGTGGTCAGTGGAATCAATCTCGGTCCGAACGCCGGGATCAGCGTGATTTATTCTGGAACCGTATCCGCCGCCACGGAGGGCACCATCATTGGGATTCCCAGCGTCGCCATCTCCCTCGCCACCTTCACCAATCCCATCTGGGACACGCCGGCACGCGTCGCTCGCGACCTCGTGCCCAAGATCGCCAAACGCGGCCTTCCGCCCGAAACTCTGTTGAACGTCAACGTACCGAACATCCCTTTTGAACAGTTGAAAGGATATCGCGTGACCCGCATGGGCCGCTCACGCTTTGTCGAAGTTTTCCATCGTCGGACTGATCCGCGAAACAACGTGTATTACTGGATGGATGGAGATATGGAACTGCTCGGGGACGGACGCGGAACGGACATTCGCGCTCTGGAAGAGGGATTCGTCTCTCTCACGCCGCTGTGGTTTGACCTGACACACCACGAAGTCCTCGAGGATTTCCGCTCTGCTTGGGAGGAATGTTAG
- a CDS encoding sodium/solute symporter (Members of the Solute:Sodium Symporter (SSS), TC 2.A.21 as described in tcdb.org, catalyze solute:Na+ symport. Known solutes for members of the family include sugars, amino acids, nucleosides, inositols, vitamins, urea or anions, depending on the system.) — translation MNATAGFSPLNYTILATYLLGMIVVGIRFARRQRNTEDYFLAGRRMPWLVVGMSMYASLTSAITFMALPATAYHENISFLVVSLVSPLVAPFLVVLFYPFYHRLRVTTSYEYIDARFGRAARFCVSGLFVLARLGWLGTVIYAPALALSTVTGISLTLCLVAMGLLATIYTTLGGLAADIWTDVVQFVIMVGGVFWLIATLVSRVPGGAESILATAAETGRLHVLNWKFDLYSMSGIVVGLTYFFKLMQDYGTDQTTVQRMMAVPTMRGIARAIFFNAAVDFAIISSLLFVGLGLFAYHQAFPDRLPDHLARDQILPYYIIHALPDGVSGLLITALFAAAMSSVDSGISCISTVLVNDFIRPLRKRERGESADLKLARALTFALGVLATAVSFYIASFGHLIKAYTSLISLFNAPILALFLLGMLSRRARFEPWVAGAALAVAANLFLQHRTAIHWIYYFPCSLMITLLVGYAGSRLMPAPILKPGLTVWDRKNG, via the coding sequence ATGAATGCGACGGCCGGTTTCAGCCCGCTGAATTACACCATACTGGCGACCTACCTGCTCGGGATGATCGTGGTGGGCATCCGATTTGCCCGAAGGCAGCGAAATACGGAGGATTACTTCCTTGCCGGCCGGAGGATGCCGTGGCTCGTCGTGGGCATGAGCATGTATGCCTCGCTGACCAGCGCGATCACCTTCATGGCGCTTCCTGCGACGGCCTATCACGAAAACATCTCGTTTCTGGTCGTCAGCCTCGTGAGCCCGTTGGTCGCTCCGTTTCTGGTCGTGTTGTTCTATCCGTTTTACCACCGCCTACGCGTCACCACTTCGTATGAATACATCGACGCCCGTTTCGGACGGGCGGCGCGGTTTTGTGTCTCGGGTCTCTTCGTCTTGGCCCGGCTCGGCTGGCTAGGAACCGTGATTTACGCCCCGGCTCTTGCGCTCTCGACGGTCACAGGCATTTCCCTGACGCTCTGCCTTGTCGCGATGGGGTTACTGGCAACCATCTACACGACGCTCGGCGGTCTCGCCGCCGATATTTGGACAGACGTGGTTCAATTCGTGATCATGGTCGGCGGCGTATTCTGGCTGATCGCGACCCTGGTGAGCCGCGTGCCGGGTGGGGCGGAGTCGATCCTGGCGACCGCGGCCGAGACTGGCCGGCTGCACGTGCTCAACTGGAAATTTGATCTGTACTCCATGAGCGGGATCGTGGTCGGCCTGACGTACTTTTTCAAACTGATGCAGGATTATGGGACGGACCAGACAACGGTGCAGCGGATGATGGCGGTGCCGACGATGCGGGGAATCGCGCGGGCAATCTTTTTCAACGCCGCCGTCGATTTCGCGATCATTTCATCGCTCCTTTTCGTGGGTCTCGGATTATTCGCCTACCATCAAGCCTTCCCCGACCGATTGCCCGACCATCTAGCGCGAGACCAAATCCTGCCGTATTACATCATCCACGCCCTGCCGGACGGCGTTTCGGGCCTTCTGATCACCGCGCTCTTCGCCGCGGCCATGTCGAGCGTGGATTCCGGCATCAGTTGCATCTCGACAGTGCTGGTCAATGATTTCATCCGTCCTCTTCGCAAACGAGAACGCGGAGAATCGGCGGACCTAAAGCTCGCGCGCGCGCTGACCTTCGCGCTGGGTGTTTTGGCGACTGCGGTCTCGTTTTACATCGCGAGTTTCGGGCACCTGATCAAGGCCTACACGAGCCTCATCAGCCTCTTCAATGCGCCGATCCTCGCTTTGTTTTTGCTGGGCATGCTGAGTAGGCGAGCCCGGTTCGAGCCATGGGTCGCCGGCGCCGCCCTCGCGGTGGCCGCCAATTTGTTCCTGCAACACCGGACGGCAATCCATTGGATCTATTATTTCCCCTGTTCGCTGATGATAACCCTATTGGTCGGCTACGCCGGAAGCCGCCTGATGCCGGCGCCGATCTTGAAACCGGGGCTGACCGTCTGGGACCGGAAAAACGGATAA
- a CDS encoding endonuclease/exonuclease/phosphatase family protein encodes MKAAARIVTISLRTVRRFLFPLASCAWLAGWILNEQPPPWLWLYFIPAPLIAAWGLLEILIHIRRASIHRKLFLIAMTGAAMVRTAVIDARWNRPQKPPDDALRIVHWNIARAHAGIVPVLQTIAPYRPDVVMLSEARNVIDLPFYSKRELGLPFARSGDGMALLSRYSFFTLPSVPIENGWAWAVRLQTPQGELDVVCADIVSHPLIDRTASLAPLAKWLEERKDPTPLVLMGDFNTPRDARAFRPFRRHLVHAFESAGQGWPYTWPLPIPLYSIDHAWISTNIVIHRYRLRDSPLSDHRRQLFEISLDAKSASVRE; translated from the coding sequence ATGAAAGCGGCCGCCAGGATCGTCACCATCAGCCTCCGAACGGTTCGCCGCTTTCTGTTTCCCCTTGCCAGTTGCGCCTGGCTCGCCGGCTGGATTCTCAATGAGCAACCGCCGCCTTGGCTCTGGCTCTATTTCATTCCGGCGCCGCTCATCGCCGCATGGGGCCTGTTGGAGATCCTCATCCACATCCGACGCGCGTCCATCCATCGCAAACTTTTTCTCATCGCGATGACCGGGGCCGCCATGGTGCGAACGGCCGTGATCGATGCCCGCTGGAACCGACCTCAGAAGCCACCCGACGATGCGCTCCGGATTGTCCACTGGAATATCGCGCGCGCCCACGCGGGTATCGTCCCCGTTCTCCAAACAATCGCGCCGTACCGTCCGGACGTGGTGATGCTGTCCGAGGCCCGAAATGTAATCGACCTACCGTTTTACTCAAAGCGTGAGCTGGGCCTGCCCTTCGCGCGCTCCGGCGACGGCATGGCTCTCCTTTCGAGATATTCCTTCTTCACCCTTCCCTCCGTCCCAATCGAGAACGGCTGGGCATGGGCCGTCCGCCTACAGACTCCTCAGGGGGAGCTCGATGTCGTCTGCGCGGACATCGTCAGCCACCCACTCATCGACCGGACCGCGTCGCTGGCCCCTTTGGCGAAATGGCTTGAGGAGAGGAAGGATCCGACGCCGCTGGTGCTTATGGGAGATTTCAACACGCCCCGAGACGCCCGAGCCTTCCGACCTTTCCGCAGGCATCTCGTTCACGCTTTTGAATCCGCGGGGCAGGGATGGCCCTACACCTGGCCCCTGCCCATCCCTCTCTATTCGATCGACCATGCGTGGATTTCCACGAATATCGTCATCCACCGCTACCGGCTGCGCGACTCCCCCCTCAGCGACCATCGGCGGCAGTTGTTCGAAATTTCGCTGGACGCAAAATCCGCCTCCGTGCGGGAATGA